A single region of the Sus scrofa isolate TJ Tabasco breed Duroc chromosome 17, Sscrofa11.1, whole genome shotgun sequence genome encodes:
- the PFDN4 gene encoding prefoldin subunit 4, protein MAATMKKAAAEDVNVTFEDQQKINKFARNTSRITELKEEIEVKKKQLQNLEDACEDIMLADDDCLMIPYQIGDVFISHSQEETQEMLEEAKKNLQEEIDALESRVASIQRVLADLKVQLYAKFGSNINLEADES, encoded by the exons ATGGCGGCCACCATGAAGAAGGCG gCTGCGGAAGACGTCAATGTTACTTTTGAAGATcaacaaaagataaacaaatttgCACGGAATACAAGTAGAATCACAGAgctgaaggaagaaatagaagtaaaaaag AAACAACTCCAAAATTTAGAAGACGCTTGTGAGGACATTATGCTTGCCGATGACGACTGCTTAATGATACCTTATCAGATCGGTGATGTTTTCATTAGCCATTCTCAAGAAGAAACTCAAGAAATGTTAGAAGAAGCCAAG aaaaatttgCAAGAAGAAATTGACGCCTTAGAATCCAGAGTGGCATCAATCCAGCGGGTGTTAGCAGATCTGAAAGTTCAGTTATATGCGAAATTTGGGAGTAACATAAACCTTGAAGCTGACGAGAgctaa